From Gammaproteobacteria bacterium:
CGGAGACGCATGGTTCCACCCGCACCACGAAATCAGCGCGTGGGTATTCGCCCGCCTACTCGACCGCGAGCCGCGAGACTGGCACCGGGAGTCCATGGCCCACAAGACCGCGATCGTCGAACAGATCGACAGCACCCTCGCGGCGCAGGATTCGGCCCGCGTTCCGGAAACCCTGCCCACTTTGCCCCTCGCCGAATACGTGGGCAGTTATGCAGACCCGCTCGGAGCCGGCCACGCCGAGGTCGTGCTCGCGCAGGACGGGTGGCTAAGGCTGCACTTCGGAGAGCCGGGCACCTTCTCCGGCGACATGGAGCACTGGAACGACGACGTGTTCCGTCTCTATTTCGACGGCGGAGACGGCCAGATGGATCGGAGTTCGTTCGCGACCTTCACCATCGATTCAGAGCTTGGCGTAGCCGTCATGGATCTGGGTTTCATGGGCCGGTACCGGAGGCGTGAACGGTAGTACGCACCAACTCCCCGATGTCCCCCAGCTCGTCCACGCGCTCGAGCGTTTCTAGCGCCCCATCAATGCCCACATCGTCCATCACGAGGCTCGCGCAGTCGCGGAACTTCGCGTGCAGTTCCTCCCGGCTCAGGGGCCGCTCCGGGCCGCCGGGATACGTGTCCGCCTCGGTGTGGAGTTCGGTGCCGTCACGGAGGTGGACGTCGATGGCGCTGCGCATGCGGTCGTAGCCGCGCGCGTCGATGGCCTCGTCGAACCGGACCGTCACCCGGCGCATCATGTCCGCCGCCTCCTCGGAGAGGACGAAGTCGTCGTGGAACTCGCGGATTCCGGCCCGGCGCCGGAGGACGATGCTCGAGAGGACGAAGGGGATGCAGAACTTCGCCTCCAGCTCGTTGGTGGGGACAGGATACCTGAGCGGTTTCAGGATGTTGTGGCCGGCGCGGAAGGTGATGCCGGCGATGTCGTCCGGTGCGAGGTCGTGCCCAGTTACGAGTTCGAGCATGGCGGCCATGCTGGGGTGGCCGAGGCTTCCCGAGGGGAAGGGCTTCACGGACACGCCGGGGTCGAGCAGGGTGTAGGGCGCGCCGAGGGCGCCGACCAGCCGTTCGGGCTCGAAGCCGCCGCCGAACACGCGGAAGAAGCCCCACGGCGCCTCCAGCGCATCGTTCCCGGCCGTGAAGCCGCGCGCCGCGAGTTCGACCGCCACGATGCCGTTCTCGGCAGCGCGCCCGGCGTGGAGCGGCTTGGTCATGGTGCCGAAGCCGAGCCGGATCCCCGACGAGAGGCTCGCCGCGATGCCGAGCGCCATGGCGAGCTCGTCCGCCTCCAGCCCGGCCAGCCTGGCGGCCGTCGCGCAGGCCCCGAGCGTGCCGATGGTCGCGGTCGAGTGGAACCCTTCCCGGTAGTGCCGCGGATCGATCGCCTCGGCGATCTTGCACTCCACCTCGAAGCCGATGAGGAACGCCTCCAGGAACTCGGCGCCCGTGGCTCCGACCCGTTCCGCCATCGCGTAGCCCGCCGACAGCGGCGCCACCGTGGGGTGCGTGAGGAGCCCGAAGATGCGGTCGGGGGCGTTCGAGAGCTGCGTGTCGTCGAAGTCCATCGCGTGGCCCGCCGTGCCGTTGGCGCGCGCCGCGAGCGGGGCCGGGGCACGGGTGTCCGGCAGCCCGAAGATGGTCGCCTCGGCATGCCCCCCCTGCGCCGCGATCTGGTCCTGCACGATGCGGGAGCAGGCATCCGTGGACCCGGCGAGGATCACGCCCGTGCCGTCCAGCACGCAGCGCCGACCCTCGCTCAGCAGCCGCTCCGGGAAGTCCGCGATGTTCGTTTCGAGGATGAAGTCGATGACCGCGCGTGTCGCGCTCACTCTTGCTCCTTTGCTTGTCGTTTTCCGGAAACGAGACGGTTCCTGATCGCCGGGGCCGCGAAGCTGACCACCGCCAGCGCGAGCAGCACCAGGCCGATCGGACTCTCGAGGAAGATCGTGTGCGAGCCCGAAGACAGCGTGAGAGCCCGCCGATAGTTGGTCTCGATCATGGGACCGAGGATGAGGCCGAGCACGGCTGGCGCCAGCGGATACCCGGCGCGCAGCATGGCGAAGCCGACGACCCCGAAGAAGAGGGCCACCCAGGCGTCGGCTGCGTTCCCGCGCAGGGCGAAGACGCCCACGAGCGAGATGGCGACGACCAGCGGCATCAGGATCGACGGCCGCAGCCGCACGACGCGCGTCCACAGCGGGATCCCGAGGCGGCCAACGGCCAGCATGAGCAGCACCGCCACCAGGAACCCGGCGTAGAGCGCGTAGACAAGTTCGGCGCGCTCGGCCATCAGCAGCGGGCCCGGGGCGACGCCCTGCACAGTGAGGCCCCCGAGCAGCACGGCGGCGCTGGCCGACCCCGGAATCCCCAGCGCGAGAAGGGGGATCATGGCGGCGCCCACGCAGGAGTTGTTCGCCGCCTCGGGCGCCGCGATGCCGGCCGGCACTCCCGTCCCGAACCGCTCCCGGTCCTTCGAGACGCGCCGCTCCTCGTTCCACGCCACGATCGAGGCGATCGTCGCCCCGGCGCCGGGAATGGCTCCGATCACTCCGCCGATCGCCGACCCGCGCAGAATCGTGCGCCAGAGCCCGAACAGCTCGCGGGCCTTGGGCAGCGCCCCCGTGATGCCGGCCCCGGGCGCCGTCGCCTCGCGTCCGCCGGCCACCGCCTTCAGTGCCTCGGCGATGGCGAAGAAGCCGATCAGCATCGGCACCAGCCCGAGCCCGTCCATGAGCATGTTCGTGCCCAGCGTGAGCCTTGGCGCCCCCGTGAGCACGTCCAGCCCGACGATGAAGAACACGAGTCCCAGCAGCGCGCTGATGATCCCCTTCAGAGGATCCCTTCCCACGAGGTTCGCGACGATCGACAGGCCGAACACGCCGAGCCCGAAGTACTCCGCCGGCCCGAAGGCGATCGCCGCCCGCGAGAGCGGCCCGAGCGCCAGCACGAGGAGAATCGTCCCCAGGAGCCCCCCGCTCATGGACGAGAAGAGGGAGATCCCCAGCGCGCGCCCCGCCTCGCCCCGGCGCGTCATGGCGTAGCCGTCGAAGGTCGTCGCGAGCGCGGGCGAACTGCCTGGAACCCCGATCGCGATCGCCGTGATCGATCCCCCGTACTCCGCCGCCATGTAGATCGAGACCATCATCAGGAGCGCCGGCGTCGGGTCGAGCGCGAAGGTGACCGGGAGGACGAGCGCGAGTCCCACCGTCGAGCTCAGCCCTGGCATCGCCCCCGCGAACACCCCGAGCAGGCTGCCCGCCAGCAGCGCGGCGAGGTTCCCCGGCTGGAGCGCCGTCAGGAGACCGTCGAGGAAGGCCGTCACGCCCCGCGTCGCCCGGTCAGAACCCGGCCGGCAGCGGCACGCCGAGCAGCACCATGAACACGAGGTAGATGAACCCGGCAAAGGCGAGCGGCACCGAGACCATCGTCCGCCACGAACGCTCGCCCGTCAGCCACATGAGACCGACGACGAGGAGCGGCACCGAGAGGACGGTTCCGAGCCGCGGCCACACGAGGAGGAAGGCGGCGATCCACCCGACGGCGATCCAGACTCCCAAGCGCGGGATTCGGCTTCTGACGCCCGAGCCCGCGGCAGAGTCCGAGGCAACGTTTCCGCGGGAACGCGCCGCGCCGGAGTTTCCGCGGGAACGTGCTGCGCGGGATTCGCCGCCCGATGCGCCGGCGGATCCGCCGCCCGAGCCTCCCTCCCCCGCGCCGCGCCACGCTCGGACCGCGAGCCAGGCCGCGCAGGCGATGAGGAGCACCGCGAGCAGCCGGGGGAAGAAGGCCGGGCCCGGGGCGCCCTCGGTCAGCGAAGGGGGATAACCGCGCGAGTCGAGCAGGACCGCGGCTCCGATGGCGGCGAGCAGCACCGTCTCCGTCAGGAGGCGTCGCGGCAGGCTTGCGCGCGCGGAACGGCTACCCATCCAGGAATCCCAGCCGTCGCAGCAGGTCCCGGCTCGTCGTGACTTCCTCCGCCATCCAGGCCCCGAACGCGTCCGCATCCTCCATCGTCGCGAACTCGAGGGCGGCGCGCTCCATGTATTCCCTGAACCCCGGATCGTCGATCGCGGCCATTAGGCGGGCGCGGATGTCGGCCCGCGTCTCGGGGTCCAGCCCCGGCGGGCCCACCACTCCCCGCCAGTGGACGGGCTGGAGATCGTACCCCTGGTCCGCGTAGCTCGGGGTGTCCGGGAGCGCCTCGACGGGCATCGCGGTCCCCAGCACGCGCATCGTCCCCGCGCGCAGGTGCTCGCGCACGATGTTGTAGTTCGTGTGCGCCGCGTCGGTGTGGCCGCCGAGCGCCGCGACCACCGCGTCGGCCGAGCCCTCGTAGGCGATCCAGCGGATATCCGGATCTCCCGCCACCGCCCGCAACCGGGCGAAGCCGAGGAAATGGGCCGACGCCGCGCCGAACCCGGACACCGACACCTCGCCGGGCCGGGCGTGGGCGGCCTCGAACAGGTCTCCCAGCGTGCCGAAAGGGCTGTCGTCCCGCACCGCGACGA
This genomic window contains:
- a CDS encoding tripartite tricarboxylate transporter TctB family protein — its product is MGSRSARASLPRRLLTETVLLAAIGAAVLLDSRGYPPSLTEGAPGPAFFPRLLAVLLIACAAWLAVRAWRGAGEGGSGGGSAGASGGESRAARSRGNSGAARSRGNVASDSAAGSGVRSRIPRLGVWIAVGWIAAFLLVWPRLGTVLSVPLLVVGLMWLTGERSWRTMVSVPLAFAGFIYLVFMVLLGVPLPAGF
- a CDS encoding tripartite tricarboxylate transporter permease yields the protein MTAFLDGLLTALQPGNLAALLAGSLLGVFAGAMPGLSSTVGLALVLPVTFALDPTPALLMMVSIYMAAEYGGSITAIAIGVPGSSPALATTFDGYAMTRRGEAGRALGISLFSSMSGGLLGTILLVLALGPLSRAAIAFGPAEYFGLGVFGLSIVANLVGRDPLKGIISALLGLVFFIVGLDVLTGAPRLTLGTNMLMDGLGLVPMLIGFFAIAEALKAVAGGREATAPGAGITGALPKARELFGLWRTILRGSAIGGVIGAIPGAGATIASIVAWNEERRVSKDRERFGTGVPAGIAAPEAANNSCVGAAMIPLLALGIPGSASAAVLLGGLTVQGVAPGPLLMAERAELVYALYAGFLVAVLLMLAVGRLGIPLWTRVVRLRPSILMPLVVAISLVGVFALRGNAADAWVALFFGVVGFAMLRAGYPLAPAVLGLILGPMIETNYRRALTLSSGSHTIFLESPIGLVLLALAVVSFAAPAIRNRLVSGKRQAKEQE
- a CDS encoding MmgE/PrpD family protein, translated to MSATRAVIDFILETNIADFPERLLSEGRRCVLDGTGVILAGSTDACSRIVQDQIAAQGGHAEATIFGLPDTRAPAPLAARANGTAGHAMDFDDTQLSNAPDRIFGLLTHPTVAPLSAGYAMAERVGATGAEFLEAFLIGFEVECKIAEAIDPRHYREGFHSTATIGTLGACATAARLAGLEADELAMALGIAASLSSGIRLGFGTMTKPLHAGRAAENGIVAVELAARGFTAGNDALEAPWGFFRVFGGGFEPERLVGALGAPYTLLDPGVSVKPFPSGSLGHPSMAAMLELVTGHDLAPDDIAGITFRAGHNILKPLRYPVPTNELEAKFCIPFVLSSIVLRRRAGIREFHDDFVLSEEAADMMRRVTVRFDEAIDARGYDRMRSAIDVHLRDGTELHTEADTYPGGPERPLSREELHAKFRDCASLVMDDVGIDGALETLERVDELGDIGELVRTTVHASGTGP
- a CDS encoding tripartite tricarboxylate transporter substrate binding protein yields the protein MKPRPTAKSSLQAQAAAPPRNRKPRSAPTLPRLLAAAFVLLASAACSSGGDDAAFPSRPIEIVSWATPGGPSDLLSRALADAAPPHFDGQRVTVMTRQGGAGAAGMQYMQGRAGDPHVLGVFTASGTVNMATGRIPFAPEDFTPILRIQIDPFLVAVRDDSPFGTLGDLFEAAHARPGEVSVSGFGAASAHFLGFARLRAVAGDPDIRWIAYEGSADAVVAALGGHTDAAHTNYNIVREHLRAGTMRVLGTAMPVEALPDTPSYADQGYDLQPVHWRGVVGPPGLDPETRADIRARLMAAIDDPGFREYMERAALEFATMEDADAFGAWMAEEVTTSRDLLRRLGFLDG